A genome region from Coprococcus phoceensis includes the following:
- the hisF gene encoding imidazole glycerol phosphate synthase subunit HisF, which translates to MFTKRIIPCLDVHNGRVVKGVNFVDLIDAGDPVEIAKAYDAAGADEIVFLDITASSDERETVVDMVRKVAANVFIPFTVGGGIRTVEDFKVLLREGADKISINSSAINRPELIREAAEKFGSQCVVVAIDAKKRADGTGWNIYKNGGRVDVGIDAVEWAKKVGALGAGEILLTSMDGDGTKAGYDLELTRAIAEAVSIPVIASGGAGTLEHFYEALTEGKADAALAASLFHFKELEIKEVKQYLREKGVSVRM; encoded by the coding sequence ATGTTTACGAAAAGAATAATCCCTTGTTTGGATGTGCACAATGGGCGCGTGGTGAAAGGAGTTAATTTTGTAGATTTGATAGATGCCGGTGACCCGGTTGAGATTGCGAAGGCATATGATGCAGCAGGAGCAGATGAGATTGTATTTTTGGATATCACAGCATCGTCAGATGAGAGAGAAACTGTTGTCGATATGGTGCGGAAAGTGGCCGCCAATGTATTTATTCCTTTTACAGTTGGCGGAGGAATCCGGACGGTAGAAGATTTTAAAGTACTTTTGCGGGAAGGAGCGGATAAGATTTCAATCAATTCATCTGCGATCAATCGTCCAGAGTTGATACGGGAAGCGGCAGAAAAATTCGGCAGTCAGTGTGTGGTTGTCGCAATTGATGCGAAGAAAAGAGCGGATGGAACCGGATGGAACATCTATAAAAATGGTGGAAGAGTCGATGTCGGTATCGACGCGGTTGAGTGGGCAAAAAAAGTGGGTGCGCTCGGAGCGGGAGAGATTCTTTTAACGAGTATGGATGGAGATGGAACAAAGGCAGGGTATGACCTGGAGTTGACAAGAGCGATTGCGGAAGCAGTATCGATTCCGGTCATCGCATCAGGCGGTGCAGGAACGCTGGAACATTTTTATGAGGCGTTGACGGAAGGAAAGGCAGATGCGGCGCTTGCAGCATCTCTATTCCATTTTAAAGAA